In candidate division WOR-3 bacterium, a genomic segment contains:
- a CDS encoding T9SS type A sorting domain-containing protein — translation MCTSIVVFVSMIISWPIWSTKNPLPQPLAGSGCASVGEGDSIYVIGGRDSPGNRYATNYRYDTFTDTWTTETSMSTPRAHLGCAAVNGKIYAIGGWVGAAATGVVEEYDPTTDTWTTKSPMPTPRYTFSIAVAAGKIYIIGGMNPQGQIFNTVEEYDPLTDTWTVKTPMPTSRMGPGCAAINDTIYVYGGSTVIGGGITAVNECYDPVSDSWATRASMQNARFALGGFTWGNTAYAIGGYDYSTYIADLDAYEPATNAWTSLGLSPMQYARQSIAVALTGYGVYYVYVIGGWNNGALDYNEEGWFEIGIEEYANTEQQISLMISPNPFRDFTEISFRNGTNNIDASNISRPAEVKIYDATGRLVKDLSHHISIAGERSTVRWDGYGNHGQLLPNGAYLLVLKRGELTTTEKLLLVR, via the coding sequence ATGTGCACATCAATTGTTGTGTTCGTATCCATGATCATTAGTTGGCCCATCTGGTCAACAAAAAACCCTCTTCCCCAACCACTTGCTGGCAGTGGATGTGCCTCTGTCGGCGAAGGCGATTCGATATATGTTATTGGGGGACGAGACTCGCCAGGCAATCGTTATGCCACCAACTATAGATACGATACGTTTACTGACACCTGGACGACGGAAACTTCAATGTCCACACCACGCGCTCATCTCGGCTGCGCGGCCGTCAACGGCAAAATCTACGCTATCGGCGGATGGGTTGGCGCTGCGGCAACGGGCGTCGTGGAAGAGTACGATCCCACAACCGATACATGGACGACGAAATCTCCCATGCCAACGCCCAGATATACTTTCAGCATCGCCGTTGCTGCCGGCAAGATCTACATCATTGGCGGTATGAACCCGCAAGGGCAAATTTTCAACACGGTTGAAGAATACGATCCGCTAACCGACACCTGGACTGTAAAAACGCCTATGCCAACGTCGAGAATGGGGCCGGGTTGTGCGGCCATCAATGACACAATATACGTGTACGGAGGCTCAACGGTTATAGGAGGCGGTATCACTGCAGTCAATGAGTGTTACGACCCGGTAAGTGACAGTTGGGCGACAAGGGCAAGCATGCAAAATGCCAGATTTGCACTCGGTGGTTTTACGTGGGGCAACACGGCATATGCAATTGGCGGCTATGACTACTCCACCTACATTGCCGATCTTGATGCATACGAACCGGCCACCAATGCCTGGACTTCGCTCGGACTTTCACCAATGCAATACGCCCGCCAATCGATTGCGGTTGCTCTCACTGGTTATGGTGTCTACTATGTCTACGTGATCGGCGGCTGGAACAACGGTGCTCTGGATTACAATGAAGAGGGATGGTTTGAAATAGGCATCGAAGAGTACGCAAATACCGAGCAGCAGATCTCTTTGATGATAAGTCCGAATCCATTCAGGGACTTCACAGAAATCAGTTTCAGAAATGGTACCAACAACATTGACGCATCAAATATATCCCGACCCGCGGAAGTCAAGATCTACGATGCAACCGGACGGCTCGTGAAAGACCTGAGTCACCATATATCCATCGCGGGCGAACGTTCGACGGTGAGGTGGGATGGGTATGGTAATCACGGTCAATTGTTGCCCAACGGTGCTTATTTATTAGTACTCAAAAGAGGTGAACTAACGACAACGGAAAAATTGCTGCTTGTTCGCTAA
- a CDS encoding DUF3795 domain-containing protein, which produces MRENKNLVAYCGLYCGDCFIFQGKIADLARDLRKELRRSKFSRFASMISRYFKPYKNYDTTYEVLGMMVRLRCKRTCHNGGGPPSCKIRSCCVKKEIDGCWKCDKFEKCTKLDFLRAVHDDAHIKNLRILRRKGIEQFIRGKKFW; this is translated from the coding sequence ATGAGAGAAAACAAGAATCTGGTCGCCTACTGCGGACTCTATTGCGGCGACTGCTTTATCTTTCAAGGTAAGATCGCTGATCTGGCACGAGACCTGCGTAAGGAACTGCGCAGGTCAAAATTCAGCCGCTTCGCCAGTATGATATCAAGGTATTTCAAGCCGTACAAGAACTACGACACAACCTATGAAGTCCTGGGTATGATGGTCCGCTTGCGGTGCAAGCGCACGTGCCATAACGGTGGCGGACCTCCGTCGTGCAAGATCCGCAGCTGCTGCGTGAAAAAGGAGATTGATGGATGCTGGAAGTGTGATAAATTCGAAAAATGCACAAAGCTGGATTTCTTACGTGCGGTGCACGACGACGCCCACATAAAGAACCTCAGAATTCTTAGAAGGAAAGGAATCGAGCAGTTCATCCGCGGTAAGAAATTCTGGTAG
- a CDS encoding C25 family cysteine peptidase produces MRRYVSVFLLLCTLVLAQESGARYLIITHDDFYNAIQPLAEWKHRMGLKTKVVKLSQIGSTTTAIKSYIDNAYDTWPIQPEYILLVGSPYHIPFYIFSNYNYSDNYYTNMDTDIYNEILSGRLTVHNDTEARTVVNKILLYEKTPYIADSSWFLNACLIANEEGYTYPPPYWSDDSIYWDDVRYAKGYMLANGYHTIDTLSKLLGNNYNTVINRVNQGRAFVLYRGCGTNNWYTPFAVDANQTQNGAMLPIVLSVTCGTLNTGYTSAAAEKWLLTGTPTSPRGAAGYFATTTSGSNIAHLRSAVAKGFMHAVFEQRKQTFGEACEGGRLNVYSMYNSSSEYRGFTTCGDPSMRLWTAVPKRLDVIHDSTLSLEQDSLVITVLFQDEPVESALVCVLLDTTVYEYGYTPDDGLIKFHFSQYPLNPGYMHVTVTARNKIPYIDSILVGMTHVGELNDPVTAGLSGIQAYPNPFSKLTTVSFGIEHGAERIGFNIYDASGRLVRSFYPESSIGNQESVVIWDGTDSYGKRLPAGVYFVRTRSGSEERSIPVVLLE; encoded by the coding sequence ATGCGAAGATATGTGTCGGTCTTTTTGCTTTTGTGCACATTAGTTCTTGCGCAGGAATCAGGCGCGCGTTATTTGATAATAACCCATGATGATTTCTACAACGCCATCCAGCCGCTGGCCGAGTGGAAGCATCGAATGGGATTGAAAACAAAGGTGGTAAAACTCTCACAGATCGGCAGTACGACAACCGCTATCAAATCTTATATCGATAATGCATACGATACATGGCCGATTCAACCTGAATATATCTTGCTCGTTGGCTCACCCTATCACATACCTTTCTACATATTTTCCAATTACAATTATTCGGATAACTACTACACAAATATGGATACGGATATCTATAACGAGATACTCTCGGGCCGGTTGACCGTACACAACGATACTGAAGCACGAACTGTCGTTAACAAAATACTCTTGTATGAAAAGACACCCTATATCGCGGACTCATCCTGGTTCCTGAATGCGTGTCTGATCGCCAATGAGGAAGGGTATACATACCCACCGCCTTACTGGAGTGATGATTCCATCTATTGGGACGACGTGCGGTACGCGAAAGGCTACATGCTGGCAAACGGTTATCACACTATTGATACGCTCTCCAAGCTGCTTGGGAATAACTACAACACAGTAATTAACAGGGTTAACCAGGGACGGGCATTTGTTTTGTACCGCGGATGTGGGACAAACAACTGGTATACCCCGTTCGCCGTGGATGCGAACCAGACTCAGAACGGCGCTATGCTTCCTATTGTACTTTCAGTTACGTGCGGAACGCTCAATACGGGTTATACGTCGGCCGCAGCCGAGAAATGGCTGCTGACCGGCACGCCAACATCGCCGAGAGGTGCGGCAGGGTATTTCGCAACAACCACCAGCGGCAGCAATATCGCTCATCTTAGGAGTGCCGTAGCCAAGGGGTTCATGCATGCAGTTTTTGAACAACGCAAGCAGACATTTGGCGAGGCTTGTGAAGGTGGGCGCTTGAATGTGTACAGCATGTATAATTCGTCGTCTGAATACCGGGGTTTCACTACGTGTGGAGATCCGTCGATGAGGCTCTGGACCGCAGTCCCGAAGCGCCTCGACGTGATCCATGATTCAACGTTGTCCCTTGAACAAGATTCGCTGGTGATCACCGTGCTTTTCCAAGATGAACCGGTTGAATCTGCTCTGGTCTGCGTGCTTCTCGATACAACGGTGTACGAATATGGTTATACGCCTGACGACGGGCTGATAAAATTTCATTTCAGCCAGTATCCGCTCAATCCCGGCTACATGCATGTTACGGTTACCGCTCGGAATAAGATACCCTATATTGACTCGATTTTAGTTGGCATGACGCATGTTGGAGAGCTTAACGATCCTGTAACAGCTGGACTTTCGGGCATTCAGGCCTATCCGAATCCGTTTTCAAAGCTGACGACAGTCAGCTTTGGCATAGAGCATGGCGCAGAGCGCATAGGGTTTAATATCTATGATGCCAGTGGACGTTTGGTGAGGTCTTTCTATCCAGAATCAAGCATCGGCAATCAGGAATCAGTTGTTATTTGGGACGGTACGGACAGTTACGGCAAGCGTCTACCTGCAGGCGTTTATTTTGTGCGTACCCGCTCAGGCAGCGAAGAGCGGTCTATACCTGTGGTATTGTTGGAATAG